A window of Dorea formicigenerans contains these coding sequences:
- a CDS encoding ArsR/SmtB family transcription factor has translation MNAMDVALICKALGDANRLEIVQMLSDGEKCGCKLLERFEITQPTLSHHMKILVGCGLVNDRKEGKWHHYSLNCETLMNYKHFIESLTCLGCGDGDCCK, from the coding sequence ATGAATGCAATGGATGTGGCTTTGATATGCAAGGCTTTGGGCGATGCGAACCGGCTGGAAATTGTACAGATGCTGTCGGATGGAGAAAAGTGCGGGTGTAAACTTTTGGAAAGATTTGAAATTACCCAGCCAACTTTATCCCATCATATGAAGATACTGGTAGGATGCGGCCTTGTGAATGATCGTAAGGAAGGAAAATGGCATCACTATTCTTTGAATTGTGAGACATTGATGAATTACAAACACTTTATAGAATCCCTTACTTGCCTTGGATGCGGTGACGGGGATTGTTGTAAATAA
- a CDS encoding succinate dehydrogenase/fumarate reductase iron-sulfur subunit, whose product MIHLVYKIKIRRQESQKSDSYWQEFEFDGSKNSSVATVLKELNSRTPLKDNSGNIVTPISWECSCMVRKCGACAMLINERPRLACSTFLHTLKGSTITLEPLSKFPLVRDLIVDRSILFENLKKLNLWLESEAYMNPWTHEPRYQSARCLMCGCCLEVCPNFSANGTFAGAVAAVNAFRILNEEQESTHLNEISAEYKKKYFEGCGKSLSCHDICPIGLPVEELLVRSNAAAVWGK is encoded by the coding sequence GTGATTCACTTGGTATATAAAATAAAAATCAGGCGGCAGGAGAGTCAGAAATCAGATAGTTATTGGCAGGAATTTGAGTTTGACGGAAGCAAAAACAGCTCTGTTGCCACTGTTCTAAAGGAATTGAACAGTAGAACTCCTTTGAAAGATAATTCAGGGAATATAGTTACTCCCATCAGCTGGGAATGTAGCTGTATGGTGCGAAAATGTGGGGCTTGCGCCATGCTGATTAACGAACGTCCGAGGCTGGCATGCTCTACATTTCTACATACGTTAAAAGGTTCTACAATCACCTTGGAACCTTTAAGCAAATTTCCGCTTGTAAGAGATTTGATCGTTGACCGGTCAATTCTGTTTGAAAATTTGAAAAAACTGAACCTTTGGCTTGAAAGTGAAGCTTATATGAATCCGTGGACACATGAACCGAGATACCAGTCGGCACGCTGTCTAATGTGTGGCTGCTGCCTTGAAGTGTGTCCTAACTTCTCTGCAAATGGGACTTTCGCAGGCGCTGTTGCTGCAGTCAACGCATTTCGGATTCTGAATGAAGAACAGGAAAGCACTCATTTGAATGAGATTTCTGCTGAATATAAGAAGAAATATTTTGAGGGATGCGGGAAGTCGTTATCTTGTCATGATATTTGTCCGATTGGTCTGCCTGTGGAAGAACTGCTTGTAAGGTCGAATGCAGCGGCTGTTTGGGGCAAATAA
- a CDS encoding DUF6921 family protein, with amino-acid sequence MKRKLILLVVTIVFLVGFGVILHSPPSMIDAVTGATPKSKKAAQASAQLEGSYVLGINMMSDGLDNENTRNKLKELALDDSETNETDLMKTDISFRLYVSETDYPLVSYAKKLCDRLKQAGFSVDLKEYSNTMMLSRVVNGKYDVFLASDDFIDVTTLSQMDYMIMDSEEMR; translated from the coding sequence GTGAAACGAAAACTGATTCTGTTAGTTGTTACGATTGTTTTTCTTGTAGGTTTTGGTGTCATTTTACATTCACCGCCTTCTATGATTGATGCAGTCACAGGAGCAACACCGAAGTCAAAAAAGGCGGCTCAAGCCTCCGCACAGTTGGAAGGCTCTTATGTTCTCGGTATTAATATGATGTCAGATGGTCTCGACAACGAGAACACCCGGAATAAATTAAAAGAATTGGCACTGGACGATTCGGAAACAAATGAAACGGATCTCATGAAAACGGACATTAGTTTTCGGTTATATGTATCTGAGACGGATTATCCGCTTGTCAGTTATGCTAAGAAACTCTGTGACAGATTGAAACAGGCCGGTTTTTCCGTAGATCTGAAAGAGTACAGTAACACAATGATGCTATCAAGAGTGGTAAATGGAAAGTATGATGTATTCCTGGCATCGGATGATTTTATTGACGTTACAACGTTATCACAGATGGACTATATGATCATGGACAGCGAAGAAATGAGGTGA
- a CDS encoding replication initiator protein A, whose protein sequence is MKYEYMKESEQMLQYFQFPKFLLKLRISQTAKFLYMVLYDRARISRKNSWIDKYGNVYLIFPIDELSVQIDKCKSSVKTALKELDDVGLLVRRSGGFSKPNHLYVKIPSDEISLRLVENKAVEKMAVTEAEKQPSSSCKNGCAEAGNVAPSKVTEKYKSNKYHEVNYCYGEGESL, encoded by the coding sequence ATGAAATATGAATACATGAAGGAGTCAGAGCAGATGCTTCAGTACTTCCAGTTTCCGAAGTTTTTGCTAAAGCTGCGAATTTCTCAAACTGCAAAATTTCTTTATATGGTTTTGTATGACCGGGCGCGGATATCGAGAAAGAATAGCTGGATAGATAAGTATGGAAATGTTTATCTGATTTTTCCGATAGATGAATTGTCTGTTCAAATCGACAAATGCAAATCTTCTGTAAAAACAGCATTGAAGGAATTAGATGATGTGGGACTATTGGTTCGCAGATCCGGTGGATTTTCAAAACCCAATCATTTATATGTAAAAATTCCATCGGATGAGATTAGTTTACGGCTGGTTGAGAATAAGGCGGTTGAAAAGATGGCTGTAACAGAGGCGGAAAAACAACCATCATCTAGCTGTAAAAATGGCTGTGCAGAAGCCGGAAATGTGGCACCTAGTAAAGTAACTGAGAAATATAAAAGTAATAAATATCATGAAGTAAATTATTGCTATGGGGAAGGAGAGAGTTTGTGA
- a CDS encoding arsenate reductase ArsC, with translation MNKKKVAFICVHNSCRSQIAEALGKHLASDVFESYSAGTETKLQINQDAVRIMKELYGIDMEAEGQYSKLIDEIPVPDIAISMGCNVGCPFIERPFDDNWGLEDPTGKSDEEFKKVIDEIRMQIFILKQRLDEFEEN, from the coding sequence ATGAATAAGAAAAAAGTTGCTTTTATATGCGTTCATAATTCATGCAGAAGCCAGATTGCAGAAGCTTTGGGAAAACATCTGGCTTCGGATGTATTTGAAAGTTATTCGGCAGGGACAGAAACGAAACTACAGATTAATCAGGATGCAGTCCGGATTATGAAAGAATTGTATGGAATTGATATGGAAGCAGAAGGACAATATAGTAAGCTGATTGATGAGATACCAGTACCGGATATTGCAATTTCAATGGGGTGTAATGTGGGATGTCCGTTTATCGAAAGACCGTTTGATGATAATTGGGGACTTGAAGATCCAACCGGAAAGAGTGACGAAGAGTTTAAGAAGGTTATTGATGAGATAAGGATGCAAATTTTTATATTGAAACAACGATTGGATGAATTTGAAGAAAACTAA
- a CDS encoding MerR family transcriptional regulator: protein MNYTEKTIPVWKKYSLNVSEAAEYYGIGEKRLRQIAGENEGADFILEVGSHIRFKRKLFEDYLDTASTV from the coding sequence ATGAATTATACAGAAAAAACAATACCTGTTTGGAAGAAATATTCTTTAAATGTTTCCGAAGCAGCTGAATATTACGGAATTGGAGAAAAGAGATTAAGACAGATTGCAGGTGAAAATGAAGGAGCAGATTTTATTTTGGAAGTTGGTTCGCACATCCGATTCAAAAGAAAATTATTTGAAGATTATCTGGATACAGCCAGCACAGTTTAA